GCCAGGGCAGATGTCCCGCGGATAGAAGACACGCGTGCCACAGACGCGGCAACGCTGGTAGACGAGCCGGTGCTCGCGGGCTGCGTCCCAGAACGGCTGACTCACCGCGCTCGGCGTCGGCAGCGGCTTCCGGTACTCGGGGCCCTCGCTCATTCGTTCCCTCCCGCGCGCCTCACAGCGCTGCCTCGCTCCCCAGCACCATCGCAGCCTGCTGGGAAAAGGCCCCGCCTGATCCGGTGACGTACACCACGTCGGTCGGCCCGGGGACCTGATGCTCGCCCGCCTCGCGCCGAATCTGGCGTACAGCCTCGGTCACCTGGGCGCATCCGCCCGCGGTCGAGGCCTGGCCATACGAGAGTTGCCCGCCGTGGGTGTTGAGCGGATGGTCCCCCTTGAACGTGAGGTCGTGTTCCTGAACCCAGTCGCCGGCCTCCCCCTTGTTGCAGAATCCGGACTCCTCCAGCTCGCACATCACGGTGATGGTGAAGGAATCGTAGATCTCCTTGACCTGCACGTCGGCAGGACTCACGCGCGCCATGCGAAACGCCTGGCGGGCGGCGCCGCCGACGGGACAGATCGTGATCTCGCCGACGTGCGTGAGGTTGCCGCGGAGGATGCCGAGTCCGCCGCCGAGAATGTACGCGGGCTTGTGGCGCATGCCACGGGCAATGTCCGCCCGAGTCACGATGAACGCGCATCCACCAGCGCATGGCATGACGCACTCCAGCAGGTGGAGCGGGTCGGCGACGATTCGCGATTTCACCACGTCGTCGACGGTGATGGGTGTGTCGTGCCAGATGGCCATGGGGTTGTGGTTGGCGTTGTACCGGAGGTCCACGCAGATCTTGGCGCGCTTCTCCACGGTCGTTCCGTAAAGCGCCTCATAGCGCTTGGCGATCATGGCGTACCAGCCGTTCGCGGCGACCGTCGGGCCGAACGGGACGGAAAACTCGGTCGTCGCCGTCTCCGTTCGCGCCGGCGCCGCGGGCCGGCGCCGGCCGCCCGTGTCGATCGCGGCGCCCATCCCGCACAGCACGTAGGTGGCGAGGCCGGCTTGCACGTACGCGGCCGCTTGCAGCGCCATGGCCACGCCGGCGGCCCCTTGGGCGTCGCACCCGGTTGCCCACGTCGGATAGATGCCCATGTATTCGGCCATCTTCGCGTTGAAGCCTCCGCCGCCACCAACGGCGAGCTCCGGCTCCATGATGAGTCCGTCGATGTCGCGTTTCGTCAGGCCGGCGTCCTGAATCGCGAGATACGCCGCCTCCGCGAGAAGGCTCATGGCGTCGCGGCCCGGTCGGGTGCGCTCGGGCTTCAGCTCGCCGATTCCGACGATGGCCGCGGCGCCTCGCAAGGAATCATCCATCGGTCGCTCCCTGATCTGGCGGCGTGCGCTGAGGGCGCCTGGCCCTCTCAGCTCGCCGCGTACTTACCGGTAAGCTGCGGCGTTGTGCCCTTGAGCCCCTTTTCCTGGCGCTGGAGGCGCGTCTCTCGCGCCCACGTCCGCTCGAGATCGTCGCGGATGCGGAAATGCAGGCGGCCAAGGCCCTCCGTCTCGACCTCCACCACGTCTCCATCCATGAATGGATTCAGGCCACGGTGGTTCGTCCCGAGGGAGATCACATCTCCCGGTTCGAGGGTGTGCGTGTGGGTGATCCACTCGATGCAGCGGGGAATCTTGTGGGCCATGTCGCTCGTGTTGTAGTCCTGCATCAGAACGCCGTTGTTCCAGAGACGAACCTGCAGGGCGTGCGGGTCGGCGATCTCGTCCGCGGTCACCAGGTACGGCCCAATGGGCGCGAAGGTGTCGCGGGACTTCATCAGGTAGAACGTGTTTCCTTCGGGAGGCAGCCCGCGCGCCGACCCGTCCACGAAGTTGAAGTAGCCGAAGATGTAGCCCATCGCATCGCTCGCCGGCACCTGGGAGGCCCGCCTTCCGATGACGAGGGCGATCTCGGCCTCGCCTTCGAAGATGGTCGCGGGGACGTCCGGAAGGACCATCGTGTCCCCGTCCCCGATGATGGCGTTCGGCGTTTTGAGAAAGGCGTTGATGGGCGCCGGCGCATCGCGCGTCCCGTCCTCCATGTAATTCACGGCCATGCAGACGACGTTGTAGGGCTTGGGCAGCGGAGGCCGAATGCGCACGCTGCCGATCGGCACGCCCGTGCCCGACCGCACGGCAGACTCGAGGGCCGGTCGGTAGTCGCCGAAGCGCTCGATCAGCCCGTTGATCAGACCGTGCGGGCCGACGTGCGGGATCGCCTGGACCACGCTCGAGACGTCGACCACCGTCTCGCCATCCAGCACGCCCAGCTTGTAGTCGTCGAAGAACAGCAGCTTCACGTTTCCTCCCGGGAACGCCTTCGGAACGGAGACGAATATACACCGCGTGCGCGGCCCCCGCTACTGGGGCCGTCCGGAGATCCCAGCGTAATCGCACGTTGACGGCGCATCGATTGCGCACGAGTAGTCGTTGCTCGGCGACAGTCATTCCTGAGCTATTCATTCACTCTCTATTCACGCACAGATATTCAATGGCTAACTGTGCCGTGGGATGTTTGTTGACAGGTAAAGGAGCAACGTGCAGATGACGCAGCAACAATTTCTCCATCTGAACGCGGAAGAGATCCTTGTCTTGACCGATCGGGTGCTGAACCAGGACCGCGGGACGGAAGACATGAGCTGCTCCGCCTATCCGCTCCTCTTGCGACTGGGATCCGCCTACGTCGAAATGCTCGGGGACGGGAAGCGCTCCGGCGACGTGCCGATTGCTGTGTCCGAAGCGGAAGCGTGGCTCCTCCGGTCGAAAGTGACCAGCGGCGACAAGAGCCCCACCGACGCTCTCTTCGGCGTCAGGCTGCTCTGTAAGCTCTACCGCGTCCTGCTCGCCTACAACACCGAGCTGAACCTGCCAGAGGCGGACGGCGTCGAGGAAGAGCTTACGGACGAGCGCCGGGCCGCGCTGCGCCGCTGGATTGGAGAGACGCAGTGACTGAATCCCCACTTCGCACCACGCCCGTGACGCAGCCGACAACCGAGCCTGTCCGTCGCATGGAGCCGGAGAAAGTATGCCCGGCGCAGCGCGTCCGGATCGGCGAGACCGTGCGGCGGCTTCTGCCGTGATTGGCGACTACACGCCTCGGGTCGAAGAGGGCGTAACGCTCTCGGCCTACACGCTCGAGGTTACCGATTGGCTTCAGCACTGTTTCGATCTGCTCGAGTCGGGAAACGAGGATCGAATCATGTCGGACCCGTGGTACCGACGCGACGGCGACCGCCCGCCTCTCAGCGACGAGCAGGTCGACGCGGTGGTTGAGGCGCTGGATAAAGAGTACGAGTACGAGCTGGGTACGTATCCCGGCTACCACCGAAACCGAAGTGGCGCCAATGCGCTTCCGGAGTTCCGCCGCCTGTCGCCCCGCGCGCGGCGCGCAATGGTCGAGGGTATCGACCGGATCGTGAGCAAGTACCGGCAAAAAGGTCACACGAACCCGGCGAAGCAGTAGCGCCGTGGCGAGCCTCGCCTCGGCGGGGGACGCGCCGCGGCTTCCTCGGCGCCGAGGTGAATGCGACCCTTGAGGTACCGCCGTGGCGAGCCTCGCCTCGGCGGGGGACGCGCCGCGGCCCTTCGGACCAGCCCTGCCCCTACGACACCCGCCCGGACGAGATTGCGGGATGGCTCCTACCTCAGAGGCCGGAGGCCCCCACTGGCGTCGGGGCGGTGTGGCCGTTATGGCGCGAGCCGGCCGCCCCGAGGTGGATACCGTAGCGGTCCCAGTTCTGATCGACACGGCTCATGACTTCCGCGTCGGGGAGGCAAACCGCCGGATAGCTCTTCGCGTTGTAGCGGGTCGCGTCGATGATCATCTTCGACGTGCGCGCCGGCCCCGCCTGC
This portion of the Chloroflexota bacterium genome encodes:
- a CDS encoding zinc ribbon domain-containing protein, which gives rise to MSEGPEYRKPLPTPSAVSQPFWDAAREHRLVYQRCRVCGTRVFYPRDICPG
- a CDS encoding thiolase family protein, which gives rise to MDDSLRGAAAIVGIGELKPERTRPGRDAMSLLAEAAYLAIQDAGLTKRDIDGLIMEPELAVGGGGGFNAKMAEYMGIYPTWATGCDAQGAAGVAMALQAAAYVQAGLATYVLCGMGAAIDTGGRRRPAAPARTETATTEFSVPFGPTVAANGWYAMIAKRYEALYGTTVEKRAKICVDLRYNANHNPMAIWHDTPITVDDVVKSRIVADPLHLLECVMPCAGGCAFIVTRADIARGMRHKPAYILGGGLGILRGNLTHVGEITICPVGGAARQAFRMARVSPADVQVKEIYDSFTITVMCELEESGFCNKGEAGDWVQEHDLTFKGDHPLNTHGGQLSYGQASTAGGCAQVTEAVRQIRREAGEHQVPGPTDVVYVTGSGGAFSQQAAMVLGSEAAL
- a CDS encoding fumarylacetoacetate hydrolase family protein is translated as MKLLFFDDYKLGVLDGETVVDVSSVVQAIPHVGPHGLINGLIERFGDYRPALESAVRSGTGVPIGSVRIRPPLPKPYNVVCMAVNYMEDGTRDAPAPINAFLKTPNAIIGDGDTMVLPDVPATIFEGEAEIALVIGRRASQVPASDAMGYIFGYFNFVDGSARGLPPEGNTFYLMKSRDTFAPIGPYLVTADEIADPHALQVRLWNNGVLMQDYNTSDMAHKIPRCIEWITHTHTLEPGDVISLGTNHRGLNPFMDGDVVEVETEGLGRLHFRIRDDLERTWARETRLQRQEKGLKGTTPQLTGKYAAS